One genomic segment of Sorex araneus isolate mSorAra2 chromosome X, mSorAra2.pri, whole genome shotgun sequence includes these proteins:
- the LOC129399773 gene encoding protein ARMCX6-like, with protein sequence MTVIQGKMLFAQPTGASFSFNHNINSQLARLSIVGNTVPTPSPALKEKALSALGNLNVSAESQAQIKMDINEGCQETASRCCNSLLQQAGLNLLISMTVINNVLAKCVSDLKFPVITGGRGCAEVQLLKPWMGLSPKPVMAGEVLGAQTLLSFLSLLARTESTGILPDTLVSYVAISNRVGPNPLEPPLVNGHLSSHSNILRWV encoded by the coding sequence ATGACTGTCATTCAGGGAAAAATGTTGTTTGCTCAGCCCACGGGTGCCAGCTTTTCATTCAACCACAATATCAATAGTCAGTTGGCCAGACTCTCCATTGTGGGAAACACAGTGCCCACTCCCAGCCCGGCTCTTAAGGAGAAGGCTTTGAGTGCCCTGGGTAACTTGAATGTGAGTGCTGAAAGTCAAGCACAGATTAAGATGGACATCAATGAAGGGTGCCAGGAAACGGCGTCACGTTGCTGCAACTCACTTCTGCAGCAGGCCGGCTTAAATTTGTTAATAAGCATGACAGTCATTAATAACGTGCTTGCCAAGTGCGTGTCAGACTTGAAGTTTCCTGTGATAACAGGGGGAAGAGGATGTGCTGAGGTTCAGCTTTTGAAACCGTGGATGGGGTTGTCGCCAAAGCCAGTCATGGCAGGGGAAGTGCTGGGCGCTCAAACCCTACTCTCATTCCTGTCCCTCTTGGCCAGGACCGAAAGTACCGGGATCCTCCCAGACACTCTGGTCTCTTATGTGGCCATCTCCAACAGAGTGGGCCCGAATCCACTTGAACCCCCTTTGGTGAACGGGCACTTGAGTTCTCATTCAAATATTCTGCGGTGGGTGTGA